Genomic DNA from Planctomycetia bacterium:
CGCCGCTCCGAGCGCGGCCGGCACGGCGAAGCCCATCGACGTGTAATACGCCGGGCCGATGTACTCCGTCTTGCCGTGCGTCGTCAGTTCGGTCGAGGCGAAGAGCGAGTCGCCGACGTCGGAGATGACGATCGTGTTTTCATCCAGCGCTTCGTCGAGCCGGCAGATCAGCCGATCGATCGACACCGGCGCGTCGGGCCGCAACGTAAACGGCGCCGCAGTTTGCTTCGGGCGCTTCAGCATCGGCCGGCGAACCGTCTCGGGCTTCGCCGCCGTGAGCTCGCGCAGGAAGTCGCCGAGCAATACGTCGTGGTAATGATGATGGCGAATGCGCAGCTGTTCGCTCGTCGCATAGATGCAGGTGCCGGGATCGAGGTTCGCCGTGTTGATGCCGAGGTTGATGTCGGTCATAAACGCGCCGAGCAGGAGCGTGCAATCGCTTTCTTCGACGTAGCGCGTCACCTCGTCGAGCCCCATCGCCCCTTCGTAGAGACCGACGTAAAGCGGATGCCGCTCCGAGACGACGCTCTTGCCGAGGATCGTCGCGGCGATCGGAATCTGAGTCGCTTCGGCGAGCGCGAGCAACGCGTCTTGCAAGCCGAAGCGATGAATCTCGACGCCGGCGATGATGATCGGCTTCTTCGCCGCCGTAAGCAGTCGCACCGATTCCGCAATCGCTTCTTCCAACGCCTCGGGACTACTCACCGTCGACGTCGGACGAAACGCGTGCGAAGCCGGCGGCACGACCTTCACCATGTCGCGCGGCAACTCGATATAGACCGGCCGCTTGTAGCGCACCGCGGCATCGAGCACGCGGTCGATCTCGCGAAACGCCGTGTGCGGATCGTTCAACTCGCAGCACGCGACGCAGATCTTTTCGTACACCTCGAACTGCGTCCGGAAGTCGCGCACCTTATGATGCAAAAGCGGATTGTTCGGTCGTTCGCAAAGGCCCGGCGCACCGGAAATCACCACGACCGGCGACTTCTCGGCATACGCACCGGCCACCGAGTTCACGCAGCTCAACCCACCGACGCAGTACGTCACGCACACGACGCCGAGCCCGTTCACGCGCGCATAAGCATCGGCCGCGAACCCGGCATGATCTTCCTTGCAGCACCCGATGACGCGGATCGGTGAGTTCTCGAGCATCGAATAAAAGCCGAGCACGTAGTCGCCCGGAATACCGAAGGCATCGCGCACGCCGTAGTCTTGCAAGCGGAGAATGAGATACTCGCCGATCGAAAGCCCGACGGAAGGAGTCGCGGCGGCGACATGCGGAACCGGGTCCGTGGTGCTGGTCATGGTGGAATCCTTTCACGATTTCGGAACTATCTGCGATTCCAATCGAGGACGATCACACAGGCAATTGTACGCAGCTAACAAAATTCGGTTGGGAAGCAATGAAAAATCATTCAACTGGGGCAAACGCGCTCTGGGACAAGACGGTTATCGTGCGGCATCGATATCTGCCGTAACGGATGCAACTTCCGGAGCGACGGAAAGGGCTTTCTTTAGTTGCTCGTCAACCTCCAACAATTGTTGCTCGATCGCATCGACGACATCGCTCCGAACTTTGTCGATCGGGAATCGCAACTCATATTCAAGCCCGCCGAATCGATCGTCTCGATCATCCGTCTCGAAACTCCGCAAGCCGGACCTGTGCTTCCAAGGGTCGAGAGCAGGCTCGATCCATGAAACTGGAGTGTAATTGACCCCTGTCACCCTCAACACTAGGGGAGTCGCAAACGATGCCCATCGGTCGGCGCAAAAAGCTAGGGAACAGCCCGTACTTGCCATCCTGAAGTAGCGACCATACCAGCCACTTCCGGCCGCCGACCGCAAATTCTTCGTATCGGCGATTCCAGCCTCGACCAACTTATCTACCACCGCGTCGACGACTTCTCCGAATTGAAGAACTCGTCGGCCGACGTTCGAGGTCAGCTCTTCGGAAGAGAGCGGCAAAAATGCTTCGGTATCTTCGTAATTGCAAAGACCTTGTAATTGCCGAAGATCCTCAACCAGTATTCCTTCTCCTCCGGCTTCCAGCATCGAATCATGCAATCGCTGTAAAATCAATTTCCAGCTGAGGATGACAAGGCGTACGCCATCTCCGGTATCTATGGAGCGCATTTCCTCATGAGGTTTCTTTTGCGCGGCGCGAATGCTCGTTTCCAAG
This window encodes:
- a CDS encoding alpha-keto acid decarboxylase family protein; protein product: MTSTTDPVPHVAAATPSVGLSIGEYLILRLQDYGVRDAFGIPGDYVLGFYSMLENSPIRVIGCCKEDHAGFAADAYARVNGLGVVCVTYCVGGLSCVNSVAGAYAEKSPVVVISGAPGLCERPNNPLLHHKVRDFRTQFEVYEKICVACCELNDPHTAFREIDRVLDAAVRYKRPVYIELPRDMVKVVPPASHAFRPTSTVSSPEALEEAIAESVRLLTAAKKPIIIAGVEIHRFGLQDALLALAEATQIPIAATILGKSVVSERHPLYVGLYEGAMGLDEVTRYVEESDCTLLLGAFMTDINLGINTANLDPGTCIYATSEQLRIRHHHYHDVLLGDFLRELTAAKPETVRRPMLKRPKQTAAPFTLRPDAPVSIDRLICRLDEALDENTIVISDVGDSLFASTELTTHGKTEYIGPAYYTSMGFAVPAALGAAVARPTTRTVAIVGDGAFQMTGHELSTLIRHKFHHICIVLDNKGYGTERFLHPGDFNEINPWKYSKLPEVFGGGKGYEVRTEGEFDAALTAAWNEPNVSLIQVHLSLTDKSHALGRLAERLSKKV